Proteins co-encoded in one Aquincola tertiaricarbonis genomic window:
- a CDS encoding deoxynucleoside kinase: MLDRLRHIAIEGPIGAGKSTLARLLAARLDAQLLLERPHDNPFLERFYADPARYAMQTQLCFLFQRIEQYRELAQPGMFTPRVVSDFMFAKDALFAQLTLSDDEFRLYSQIHAAMAPQMPAPDLVIWLQADPATLLGRIAQRGLAMEQGMDPAYLQRLGHAYAAWFEREPGLPVLAIDTTRFNPLAQPADLDRLLQRLQDFRGPREAW, from the coding sequence ATGCTCGACCGCCTGCGCCACATCGCCATCGAAGGTCCGATCGGCGCCGGCAAGAGCACGCTGGCGCGGCTGCTGGCCGCCCGGCTCGATGCGCAGTTGCTGCTGGAGCGCCCGCACGACAACCCGTTCCTCGAGCGCTTCTACGCCGACCCCGCGCGCTATGCGATGCAGACGCAGCTGTGCTTCCTGTTCCAGCGCATCGAGCAGTACCGCGAGCTGGCGCAGCCCGGCATGTTCACGCCGCGCGTGGTCAGCGACTTCATGTTCGCCAAGGACGCGTTGTTCGCGCAGCTCACGCTGTCGGACGACGAGTTCCGGCTCTACAGCCAGATCCACGCCGCGATGGCGCCGCAGATGCCGGCGCCCGACCTGGTGATCTGGCTGCAGGCCGACCCGGCCACGCTGCTGGGCCGCATCGCGCAGCGCGGCCTGGCGATGGAGCAGGGCATGGACCCGGCCTACCTGCAGCGCCTGGGGCATGCCTATGCCGCCTGGTTCGAGCGCGAGCCCGGCCTGCCGGTGCTGGCCATCGACACCACCCGCTTCAACCCCTTGGCGCAGCCGGCCGACCTGGACCGGCTGTTGCAGCGGCTGCAGGACTTCCGCGGCCCGCGCGAAGCCTGGTAG
- the hda gene encoding DnaA regulatory inactivator Hda, whose amino-acid sequence MRQLPLAFGPRPPQTFESYLARANAPAVAHLQSLQPPSPPVYLWGPAGSGKTHLLRALTLAAQERGERAGWFNAASPLPFEFDDTWSLIVIDEADALDAARQHGAFTLFIEAMSHGVQLVAAGRLPPVDLPVRDDLRTRLGWGPVFGLQPLTEAEARAALRREADRRGIFLSDEVMDYVLSRLSRDMKDLMGLLDRLDDFALAEQRQVTVPLLKLMLAEEGQGA is encoded by the coding sequence ATGAGACAGTTGCCGCTGGCGTTCGGGCCGCGCCCGCCGCAAACCTTTGAAAGCTACCTGGCCCGCGCCAACGCCCCGGCCGTGGCCCACCTGCAGTCGCTGCAGCCGCCTTCACCGCCGGTGTACCTGTGGGGCCCGGCCGGCAGCGGCAAGACCCACCTGCTGCGGGCGCTCACCCTGGCCGCGCAGGAGCGCGGCGAGCGCGCCGGCTGGTTCAATGCCGCCTCGCCGCTGCCGTTTGAATTCGACGACACTTGGTCGCTGATCGTCATCGACGAAGCCGACGCGCTGGACGCCGCCCGCCAGCACGGCGCCTTCACGCTGTTCATCGAGGCCATGAGCCACGGCGTGCAGCTGGTGGCCGCCGGCCGGCTGCCGCCGGTGGACCTGCCGGTGCGCGACGACCTGCGCACCCGGCTGGGCTGGGGCCCGGTGTTCGGGCTGCAGCCGCTGACCGAGGCCGAGGCCCGCGCCGCGCTGCGCCGCGAGGCCGACCGGCGCGGCATTTTTCTCTCCGATGAAGTGATGGACTACGTGCTGAGCCGCTTGTCGCGCGACATGAAAGACCTGATGGGCCTGCTGGACCGGCTGGACGACTTCGCGCTCGCAGAGCAGCGCCAGGTCACGGTGCCGCTGCTCAAGCTGATGCTGGCCGAAGAAGGGCAGGGCGCATGA
- a CDS encoding DUF47 domain-containing protein has translation MLFGKLLPREGNFFELFIEHGKQIAEGARAFTRMIEHYADTTLREQYAADVIAAERNADRITAEVNRLLHKTFITPIDREQIHGLINAMDDVLDLLQDATETMQLYDVREMTEETMRLGDLSAKCCDRVAHVVTLLSKLSDHTVVEAALKTCEEIDKLESDADRVMRSAMSKLFREQPDVRELIKLKAIYEQLESITDRCEDVANLVEGIVLENS, from the coding sequence ATGCTGTTCGGCAAGCTGCTGCCCCGCGAGGGCAATTTTTTTGAACTCTTCATCGAACACGGCAAGCAGATCGCCGAAGGCGCCCGCGCCTTCACGCGGATGATCGAGCACTACGCCGACACCACGCTGCGCGAGCAGTACGCCGCCGACGTGATCGCCGCCGAGCGCAATGCCGACCGCATCACCGCCGAGGTGAACCGGCTGCTGCACAAGACCTTCATCACGCCGATCGACCGCGAGCAGATCCACGGCCTGATCAATGCGATGGACGACGTGCTGGACCTGCTGCAGGACGCCACCGAGACCATGCAGCTGTACGACGTGCGGGAGATGACCGAAGAGACGATGCGCCTGGGCGACCTCAGCGCCAAGTGCTGCGACCGCGTGGCCCATGTGGTCACGCTGCTGTCCAAGCTGTCGGACCATACCGTGGTGGAGGCAGCGCTCAAGACCTGCGAAGAGATCGACAAGCTGGAATCGGACGCCGATCGCGTGATGCGCTCGGCCATGAGCAAGCTGTTCCGCGAGCAACCCGACGTGCGCGAGCTGATCAAGCTCAAGGCCATCTACGAGCAGCTGGAGTCGATCACCGACCGCTGCGAAGACGTGGCCAACCTCGTCGAGGGCATCGTCCTCGAGAACTCCTGA
- a CDS encoding SirB1 family protein: protein MTGSLRFEAPSPLTYFASLVAEDESLSLLEAAVSIAQDEHPQLDPQTVLADIDSLAWQLKRRIPSDAAALQKLRLLNRYFFHELGFGGNVNDYYDPANSYLHKVLETRRGIPISLALLYIEIATQIGLTARGVSFPGHFLVKLRMTQGEVVIDPFNGQSLSREDLDERLAPYRRQQGLEGDFEVPLGLFLQSTPARDVLARMLGNLKEIHRSAHDWPRLFAVIERLVVLLPQQWEQRRDRALCLEELGRTDEAADDLAIYLQHRPDAEDAAALRRRMTQLRRSGRPPLH, encoded by the coding sequence ATGACCGGTTCGCTGCGCTTCGAGGCCCCGTCCCCGCTGACCTACTTCGCGTCGCTGGTGGCCGAGGACGAAAGCCTCTCCTTGCTCGAGGCGGCGGTGTCCATCGCCCAGGACGAGCATCCCCAGCTCGACCCCCAGACCGTGCTGGCCGACATCGACAGCCTGGCCTGGCAGCTCAAGCGCCGCATCCCGTCGGACGCGGCGGCGCTGCAGAAGCTGCGTCTGCTCAACCGCTATTTCTTCCATGAACTGGGTTTTGGCGGCAACGTCAACGATTACTACGACCCGGCCAACAGCTACCTGCACAAGGTGCTGGAAACCCGCCGCGGCATCCCCATCAGCCTGGCGCTGCTCTACATCGAGATCGCCACGCAGATCGGCCTGACCGCGCGCGGCGTCTCCTTCCCCGGACATTTCCTGGTCAAGCTGCGCATGACGCAGGGCGAAGTGGTGATCGACCCCTTCAACGGCCAGTCGCTCTCGCGGGAAGACCTGGACGAGCGCCTGGCGCCGTACCGCCGCCAGCAGGGGCTGGAGGGCGATTTCGAGGTGCCGCTGGGCCTGTTCCTGCAGTCCACGCCGGCGCGCGACGTGCTGGCCCGCATGCTGGGCAACCTGAAGGAGATCCACCGCAGCGCGCACGACTGGCCACGGCTGTTTGCGGTGATCGAGCGGCTGGTGGTGCTGCTGCCGCAGCAGTGGGAGCAGCGGCGCGACCGCGCGCTGTGCCTGGAAGAGCTGGGCCGCACCGACGAGGCGGCGGACGACCTCGCCATCTACCTGCAGCACCGGCCCGACGCGGAAGACGCCGCCGCGCTGCGCCGCCGCATGACGCAGCTGCGCCGCAGCGGCAGGCCTCCTCTGCACTGA
- the folK gene encoding 2-amino-4-hydroxy-6-hydroxymethyldihydropteridine diphosphokinase: protein MSPTTAPTADERIFVGLGANLGDARTTLEAALAALAALPGTRLLGRSSFYRTAPVDAGGPDYLNAVAELRSSLAPEALLDALQAIEQQHGRERPYRNAPRTLDLDLLLMGGQRQHSARLTLPHPRLHQRAFVLAPLAELAPGLIIEGLGPVAPLLAACADQAIERLDGR from the coding sequence TTGAGCCCGACGACCGCGCCCACCGCCGACGAGCGCATCTTCGTCGGCCTGGGTGCCAACCTGGGCGATGCCCGGACCACGCTGGAAGCGGCGCTCGCCGCACTGGCGGCGTTGCCCGGCACCCGGTTGCTCGGCCGCTCCAGCTTCTACCGCACCGCGCCGGTGGATGCCGGCGGCCCCGACTACCTGAACGCCGTGGCCGAGCTGCGCAGCAGCCTGGCGCCCGAGGCGCTGCTGGACGCGCTGCAGGCCATCGAGCAGCAGCATGGCCGCGAGCGCCCCTACCGCAACGCACCACGCACGCTGGACCTGGACCTGCTGCTGATGGGCGGGCAGCGGCAGCACAGCGCGCGCCTGACGCTGCCGCACCCGCGGCTGCACCAGCGGGCCTTCGTGCTGGCGCCGCTGGCGGAGCTGGCGCCCGGCCTGATCATCGAAGGCCTGGGCCCGGTCGCCCCGCTGCTGGCGGCCTGCGCCGACCAGGCCATCGAGCGCCTGGACGGGCGCTGA
- a CDS encoding inorganic phosphate transporter, with translation MDAVQVSFWVVVLLVVLAVLFDFMNGFHDAANSIATVVSTGVLKPQQAVVFAATFNVIAIFVFHLSVAATVGKGIVQPGIVDHHVVFGALVGAIAWNVITWWYGIPSSSSHALIGGIVGAVIAKSGVGALVAGGVLKTVAFIFVSPLLGYLLGSLMMVAVAWVCRRSSPLRVDNWFRRLQLVSAGLYSLGHGGNDAQKTIGIIWMLLIATGYANASDAMPPSWVIWSCYIAIGLGTMFGGWRIVKTMGQKITKLKPVGGFCAETGGAMTLFFATALGIPVSTTHTITGAIVGVGSVRSASAVRWGVAGNIVWAWVLTIPASAFIAAVFYWLGLQIL, from the coding sequence ATGGACGCGGTTCAGGTCAGTTTCTGGGTGGTGGTGCTGCTGGTGGTGCTGGCAGTGCTGTTCGATTTCATGAATGGTTTCCACGACGCGGCGAACTCCATCGCCACCGTCGTGTCCACCGGCGTGCTCAAGCCTCAGCAGGCGGTGGTGTTCGCGGCCACGTTCAACGTGATCGCGATCTTCGTCTTCCACCTCAGCGTGGCGGCCACGGTGGGCAAGGGCATCGTGCAGCCCGGCATCGTCGATCACCATGTGGTGTTCGGCGCGCTGGTCGGCGCCATCGCCTGGAACGTGATCACCTGGTGGTACGGCATTCCGTCGAGCAGCAGCCATGCGCTGATCGGCGGCATCGTCGGCGCGGTGATCGCCAAGTCGGGCGTGGGCGCCCTGGTGGCCGGCGGCGTGCTCAAGACGGTGGCCTTCATCTTCGTTTCGCCGCTGCTGGGTTACCTGCTGGGCTCGCTGATGATGGTGGCGGTGGCCTGGGTGTGCCGTCGCAGCTCGCCGCTGCGGGTGGACAACTGGTTCCGCCGACTGCAGCTGGTGTCGGCCGGGCTGTACAGCCTGGGCCACGGCGGCAACGATGCGCAGAAGACCATCGGCATCATCTGGATGCTGCTGATCGCCACCGGCTACGCCAATGCCAGCGACGCGATGCCGCCCAGCTGGGTCATCTGGTCGTGCTACATCGCCATCGGCCTGGGCACCATGTTCGGCGGCTGGCGCATCGTCAAGACCATGGGCCAGAAGATCACCAAGCTCAAGCCGGTGGGCGGCTTCTGTGCCGAGACGGGTGGCGCGATGACGCTGTTCTTCGCCACCGCGCTGGGCATCCCGGTGTCCACCACCCACACCATCACCGGCGCCATCGTCGGCGTGGGCTCGGTGCGCAGCGCCTCGGCGGTGCGCTGGGGCGTGGCCGGCAACATCGTCTGGGCCTGGGTCCTCACCATCCCCGCCTCGGCCTTCATCGCGGCCGTTTTCTACTGGTTGGGCCTGCAGATTCTTTAA
- a CDS encoding HAD family hydrolase produces the protein MNLTLFDLDGTLLPIDSDHAFGQFMVRTGWADGAAFQAENDRFFADYQAGRLDLAAYIRFATSPWRDRPFDEIEAGRVRFFEEAIQPVLHDSARALVRGHAEAGDLIAIVTATNEFVTQPIARAFEVPTLIAVELARDAQGRVTGDIQGIPSYREGKVPRVEAWLAAQGRQRADFDRITVYSDSTNDLPLLEWATDAVATNPSAALEAIARERGWRILRLFE, from the coding sequence ATGAACCTCACGCTGTTCGACCTGGACGGCACGCTGCTGCCCATCGATTCCGACCACGCCTTCGGCCAGTTCATGGTGCGCACTGGCTGGGCCGATGGCGCCGCCTTCCAGGCCGAGAACGACCGCTTCTTCGCCGACTACCAGGCCGGCCGGCTCGACCTGGCGGCCTACATCCGCTTTGCCACCTCGCCCTGGCGCGACCGGCCCTTCGACGAGATCGAGGCCGGCCGTGTGCGCTTTTTCGAGGAAGCCATCCAGCCGGTGCTGCACGACAGCGCACGCGCGCTGGTGCGCGGCCATGCCGAGGCGGGCGACCTGATCGCCATCGTCACCGCCACCAACGAGTTCGTCACCCAGCCCATCGCCCGCGCCTTCGAGGTGCCGACCCTGATCGCGGTGGAACTGGCGCGCGATGCGCAGGGCCGCGTCACCGGCGACATCCAGGGCATTCCCTCGTACCGCGAGGGCAAGGTGCCGCGGGTCGAGGCCTGGCTGGCCGCCCAAGGCCGCCAGCGCGCCGACTTCGACCGCATCACCGTCTACAGCGACTCCACCAACGACCTGCCGCTGCTCGAATGGGCGACCGATGCCGTCGCCACCAACCCGAGCGCCGCGCTCGAAGCCATCGCGCGGGAGCGCGGCTGGCGCATCCTGAGACTTTTCGAATGA
- a CDS encoding NINE protein — protein sequence MAAYKSKTLATWVALLVGSLGLHRFYLYGFKDRLGWFYCIPTFLGLHGIQRVQDYGLDDHLSWALIPLLGLMVAQAMLAAILYGLTPDERWDARHNPGQPVHATRWAPVLGVITALLIGAGVLMATIAFSGQRYFEYQVEEAKKISQ from the coding sequence ATGGCGGCCTACAAGTCGAAGACGCTGGCCACCTGGGTGGCGCTGCTGGTGGGCAGCCTGGGGCTGCACCGCTTCTACCTCTACGGCTTCAAGGACCGGCTGGGCTGGTTCTACTGCATCCCCACCTTCCTGGGGCTGCACGGCATCCAGCGGGTGCAGGACTACGGCCTGGACGATCACCTGAGCTGGGCGCTGATTCCGCTGCTGGGGCTGATGGTGGCGCAGGCGATGCTGGCCGCCATCCTCTACGGGCTGACGCCCGATGAGCGCTGGGACGCCCGCCACAACCCGGGCCAGCCGGTGCACGCCACCCGCTGGGCGCCGGTGCTGGGCGTGATCACCGCGCTGCTGATCGGCGCCGGCGTGCTGATGGCCACCATCGCCTTCAGCGGCCAGCGCTACTTCGAGTACCAGGTCGAAGAGGCCAAAAAAATAAGTCAATAA
- the pcnB gene encoding polynucleotide adenylyltransferase PcnB: MIKTFIDRLLGKSPAKAGKAGVAKVPLGKRVEVPAAEHRINPELLDERAVRVVRTLKDAGFEAYIVGGAVRDLLVNRRPKDFDVATNATPEEVKALFRRAFIIGRRFRIVHVIFGRGREHEVVEVSTFRAYLDNSAAEQVGGNEKTSKAELANKSHAVDAAGRVLRDNVWGPQIEDAARRDFTINAMYYDPVSEIVVDYHGGLKDIERQVLRMIGDPVTRYREDPVRIVRVVRFAAKLGFQIEAKTRAPIAEMAALLDNIPVSRLFDETIKLLQTGHAVASVQELRKQGLGSRFPMLDVLIGPGADQPQHAERRKFVELALADTDRRVAENRPVAPSFLLACLLWHEVLAGWQRRRDAGDPPFPALMEAVDAVFDARVGDISGRGKLGTDMREIWGMQPRFERRTGNAPFSLVEQPRFRAGYDFLRLRADAGEVDPALAEWWEDFALGTPEEREALLAAAREQQGKTRRVPAAGGAAAKPPRSRKPKAEAGEAAVAAAGDNGGDDAEGADASAELDGDEGLGSAPSDGAPARKRRRRRRKPAGAASAGAEGSESGPAAAPGGEAP, encoded by the coding sequence ATGATCAAGACCTTCATCGACAGGCTGCTGGGCAAGTCGCCCGCCAAGGCCGGCAAGGCCGGCGTCGCCAAGGTGCCGCTGGGCAAACGGGTGGAGGTGCCGGCCGCCGAGCACCGCATCAACCCCGAGCTGCTGGACGAGCGTGCGGTGCGCGTGGTGCGCACCCTCAAGGACGCCGGCTTCGAGGCCTACATCGTGGGCGGCGCGGTGCGCGACCTGCTGGTCAACCGCCGGCCCAAGGATTTCGACGTCGCCACCAACGCCACGCCCGAGGAGGTGAAGGCGCTGTTCCGCCGGGCCTTCATCATCGGCCGGCGCTTCCGCATCGTGCATGTGATCTTCGGCCGTGGCCGCGAGCACGAGGTGGTGGAGGTGTCCACCTTCCGCGCCTACCTGGACAACAGCGCCGCCGAGCAGGTGGGTGGCAACGAGAAGACCTCGAAGGCCGAGCTGGCCAACAAGAGCCATGCGGTGGACGCCGCCGGCCGGGTGCTGCGCGACAACGTCTGGGGCCCGCAGATCGAGGACGCCGCCCGCCGCGACTTCACGATCAACGCGATGTACTACGACCCGGTGAGCGAGATCGTCGTGGACTACCACGGCGGCCTGAAGGACATCGAGCGCCAGGTGCTGCGCATGATCGGCGATCCGGTGACCCGCTACCGCGAAGACCCGGTGCGCATCGTGCGCGTGGTGCGCTTCGCGGCCAAGCTGGGCTTCCAGATCGAGGCCAAGACCCGCGCCCCCATCGCCGAGATGGCGGCGCTGCTGGACAACATCCCCGTCTCACGCCTGTTCGACGAGACCATCAAGCTGCTGCAGACCGGCCATGCCGTGGCCAGCGTTCAGGAGCTGCGCAAGCAGGGCCTGGGCAGCCGCTTCCCGATGCTGGACGTGCTGATCGGCCCCGGCGCCGACCAGCCCCAGCATGCCGAGCGCCGCAAGTTCGTCGAGCTGGCGCTGGCCGACACCGACCGCCGCGTGGCCGAAAACCGCCCGGTGGCGCCCAGCTTCCTGCTGGCCTGCCTGCTGTGGCACGAGGTGCTGGCCGGCTGGCAACGCCGCCGCGATGCGGGCGATCCGCCGTTCCCGGCGCTGATGGAGGCGGTGGACGCGGTGTTCGACGCCCGCGTGGGCGACATCTCGGGCCGCGGCAAGCTGGGCACCGACATGCGCGAGATCTGGGGGATGCAGCCGCGCTTCGAGCGCCGCACCGGCAACGCGCCCTTCTCGCTGGTGGAGCAGCCGCGCTTCCGCGCCGGCTACGACTTCCTGCGGCTGCGCGCCGATGCCGGCGAGGTGGACCCGGCGCTGGCCGAATGGTGGGAAGACTTTGCGCTGGGCACGCCGGAAGAGCGTGAAGCGCTGCTGGCCGCCGCGCGCGAACAGCAGGGCAAGACGCGCCGCGTGCCGGCGGCCGGCGGTGCTGCCGCCAAGCCGCCGCGCAGCCGCAAGCCCAAGGCCGAAGCCGGCGAAGCTGCCGTGGCAGCTGCCGGCGACAACGGTGGCGACGACGCTGAAGGCGCCGACGCCTCGGCCGAACTGGACGGTGACGAGGGCCTGGGCAGCGCGCCGTCCGACGGCGCGCCGGCCCGCAAGCGCCGTCGCCGCCGCCGCAAGCCGGCCGGGGCCGCTTCGGCCGGCGCTGAGGGCAGCGAATCCGGACCGGCCGCCGCGCCGGGCGGCGAGGCGCCTTGA